In Pseudomonas alcaliphila JAB1, a single window of DNA contains:
- the queG gene encoding tRNA epoxyqueuosine(34) reductase QueG: MSDQTLDLNALALSIKDWGRELGFQQVGITDVELGEHEAHLQRWLAAGYQGEMEYMAAHGSKRSHPDELVPGTLRVVSLRMDYLPGNTQMAQRLKESEQAYVSRYALGRDYHKLIRKRLQQLAERIQQQIGPFGYRAFVDSAPVLEKAIAEKAGLGWIGKNTLVLNRKAGSYFFLGELFVDLPLPVDAPHASEHCGRCSACMDICPTAAFAGPYVLDARRCISYLTIELKGSIPEELRAPIGNRVFGCDDCQIVCPWNRFARPTEQGDFQPRHGLDNSGLAELFMWTEEEFLSRTEGSPLRRAGYERWLRNLAVGLGNAPSTIPVLQALQARREHPSELVREHVAWALERHGAL, translated from the coding sequence ATGTCCGATCAAACCCTCGACCTCAATGCTCTGGCCCTGTCCATCAAGGACTGGGGGCGTGAGCTGGGCTTTCAGCAGGTCGGCATCACCGATGTCGAGCTGGGCGAACACGAGGCACACCTGCAACGCTGGCTGGCAGCCGGCTATCAGGGCGAGATGGAGTACATGGCCGCCCACGGCAGCAAGCGCTCACACCCGGACGAACTGGTACCTGGCACCCTGCGCGTGGTGTCGCTGCGCATGGACTATCTGCCCGGCAACACGCAGATGGCCCAGCGCCTCAAAGAGTCGGAGCAGGCCTACGTATCGCGCTACGCCCTGGGCCGCGACTACCACAAACTGATCCGCAAGCGCCTGCAACAACTGGCCGAACGCATCCAGCAGCAGATCGGTCCGTTCGGCTACCGCGCCTTCGTCGACAGCGCCCCAGTGCTAGAAAAGGCCATCGCCGAAAAAGCCGGTCTCGGCTGGATCGGCAAGAACACCCTGGTACTCAATCGCAAGGCCGGCAGCTATTTCTTTCTCGGCGAGCTGTTCGTCGACCTGCCACTGCCGGTGGATGCCCCACACGCCAGCGAGCATTGCGGACGCTGCAGCGCGTGCATGGATATCTGCCCCACTGCGGCCTTCGCCGGGCCCTACGTGCTGGATGCCCGGCGCTGCATCTCCTACCTGACCATCGAGCTAAAAGGCTCGATCCCCGAAGAGCTGCGTGCGCCCATCGGCAACCGCGTGTTCGGCTGCGACGACTGTCAGATCGTCTGCCCCTGGAATCGCTTCGCTCGCCCCACCGAGCAGGGCGACTTCCAGCCGCGCCACGGCCTGGACAACAGCGGCCTGGCCGAGCTGTTCATGTGGACGGAAGAGGAGTTTCTCAGCCGCACCGAAGGCTCGCCGCTACGCCGTGCCGGCTACGAGCGCTGGCTGCGTAACCTGGCGGTCGGCCTTGGCAATGCGCCATCCACCATCCCGGTACTACAGGCTCTGCAGGCGCGCCGCGAACACCCGTCGGAGCTAGTACGCGAGCATGTGGCATGGGCTCTGGAGCGGCACGGCGCCTTGTAG
- a CDS encoding class I SAM-dependent methyltransferase — protein MTAGEERTVLRLPLLRALLAQGLALALVVVLVYLLALLPWRMSLFSVALLQGVVAAGIGWRLGLSRWWFWINLAFLPALLVMQRADLPAWLFLLGFVLLLLVNWNSLREQVPLYLSGRKAQQRLQQCLSEREPPLRFVDLGCGAAGAVLQMARWFPRGQFVGVETAPLLFVFAWLRCLLQENCSIRYRSLWQVELGDFDVVYCFLSPVPMPRLWAKAQVEMHANSWLISNTFEIPGVPADRELEINEGRQTSLFLWRMKGAEIR, from the coding sequence ATGACGGCAGGCGAGGAACGAACGGTGCTGCGGCTACCGTTATTGCGCGCTCTTTTGGCGCAGGGTCTGGCCTTGGCGCTGGTGGTGGTGCTGGTCTATCTGCTGGCGTTGCTGCCCTGGCGCATGTCGCTTTTTTCGGTGGCGCTGCTGCAAGGTGTTGTGGCCGCCGGGATCGGCTGGCGCCTGGGTCTGTCACGCTGGTGGTTTTGGATCAATCTGGCGTTTCTGCCTGCGCTGCTGGTAATGCAGCGCGCCGATTTACCGGCCTGGTTGTTCCTGCTGGGCTTCGTTCTGCTGCTACTGGTCAACTGGAACAGTCTGCGTGAACAGGTGCCGCTCTACCTGAGTGGGCGCAAGGCGCAGCAACGTCTGCAGCAGTGCTTGAGCGAGCGTGAGCCGCCGCTGCGCTTCGTCGACCTGGGTTGTGGTGCTGCTGGTGCGGTGCTGCAGATGGCCAGATGGTTTCCGCGCGGGCAGTTCGTTGGTGTCGAGACGGCGCCGCTGCTCTTCGTTTTCGCCTGGCTACGCTGCCTGCTGCAGGAGAACTGCAGCATTCGTTATCGGAGTTTGTGGCAGGTCGAGCTCGGCGACTTCGATGTCGTCTACTGCTTTCTCTCGCCCGTGCCTATGCCGCGTCTGTGGGCCAAGGCGCAAGTCGAGATGCACGCCAATAGCTGGCTGATCAGCAACACCTTCGAGATTCCGGGCGTGCCGGCTGATCGTGAGCTCGAGATCAACGAAGGACGGCAAACGTCCCTGTTCCTCTGGCGCATGAAGGGTGCCGAGATCCGCTAG
- the rsgA gene encoding small ribosomal subunit biogenesis GTPase RsgA, giving the protein MAKRQLNRRQNWRIEKIQGERAARAAKRESRAMEALEGGDLGPEQTGLVIAHFGVQVEIEGLQGEMAGQVFRCHLRANLPALVTGDQVVWRPGNQGDGVIVAQLPRNSELCRPDMRGQLKPVAANVDQIVIVFAPLPEPHANLIDRYLVAAEHAGIRPLLLLNKADLIDEQNQVALDALLKVYRELEYPLLEVSAHQGDGMEQLKHRLNGNVSVFVGQSGVGKSSLVNSLLPGVDTRVGALSELTGKGTHTTTTARLFHFPGGGQLIDSPGIREFGLGHVSRDDVEAGFIEFHDLLGRCRFRDCKHDREPGCALLQALEDGRVQPQRMASYRHIIASLPEDDY; this is encoded by the coding sequence ATGGCCAAACGCCAACTCAACCGCCGCCAGAACTGGCGGATCGAAAAGATTCAAGGCGAGCGCGCCGCCCGCGCCGCCAAGCGTGAATCACGGGCAATGGAAGCACTGGAAGGCGGTGACCTCGGCCCGGAACAGACCGGACTGGTAATCGCCCATTTCGGCGTACAGGTGGAAATCGAAGGTTTGCAGGGCGAGATGGCCGGCCAGGTGTTTCGCTGCCACCTGCGCGCCAACCTGCCGGCACTGGTCACTGGTGACCAGGTAGTCTGGCGCCCCGGCAATCAGGGTGACGGCGTCATCGTCGCGCAACTGCCGAGAAACAGCGAACTGTGCCGCCCCGACATGCGCGGCCAACTCAAGCCGGTGGCGGCCAACGTCGACCAGATCGTCATCGTCTTCGCGCCGCTGCCCGAGCCGCACGCCAACCTGATCGACCGTTATCTGGTTGCCGCCGAGCACGCGGGCATTCGCCCGCTGCTGCTGCTTAACAAGGCCGATCTGATCGATGAGCAGAACCAGGTAGCGCTGGACGCGCTGCTCAAGGTCTATCGTGAGCTCGAGTACCCGCTGCTGGAAGTCTCGGCCCATCAGGGCGATGGCATGGAGCAGCTGAAACATCGCCTGAACGGAAACGTCAGCGTATTCGTCGGCCAATCTGGCGTAGGCAAATCATCCTTGGTCAACAGCCTGCTGCCCGGCGTCGATACGCGTGTCGGCGCGCTGTCGGAGTTGACCGGCAAGGGGACGCACACCACCACCACCGCACGGCTTTTCCACTTTCCCGGTGGCGGTCAACTGATCGACTCCCCAGGCATTCGCGAATTCGGCCTCGGCCATGTCAGCCGCGATGACGTGGAAGCGGGCTTCATCGAATTCCACGACCTGCTCGGGCGCTGCCGCTTCCGTGACTGCAAGCATGATCGCGAACCCGGGTGTGCGCTTTTGCAGGCCCTGGAAGACGGCCGCGTGCAGCCGCAGCGCATGGCCAGCTACCGGCACATCATCGCCAGCCTGCCGGAAGACGATTACTGA
- the orn gene encoding oligoribonuclease translates to MQNPNNLIWIDLEMTGLEPERDVIIEMATIVTDSELNVLAEGPVIAVHQSDEALAGMDEWNTRTHGQSGLTQRVRESKIDTAAAEAQTIAFLEQWVPKGKSPICGNSIGQDRRFLYKYMPALEAYFHYRYLDVSTLKILAGMWAPAVKDSFQKTATHQALDDIRESIAELRHYREHFLKV, encoded by the coding sequence ATGCAAAACCCCAACAACCTGATCTGGATCGACCTGGAAATGACCGGGCTGGAGCCGGAGCGCGATGTGATCATCGAGATGGCCACCATCGTCACCGACAGTGAGCTGAACGTGTTGGCCGAGGGCCCGGTGATCGCCGTCCATCAGAGCGACGAGGCTCTGGCCGGCATGGACGAATGGAACACCCGCACCCATGGCCAGAGCGGCCTGACTCAGCGCGTACGTGAAAGCAAAATCGACACGGCGGCGGCCGAAGCACAGACCATTGCCTTCCTCGAACAGTGGGTGCCCAAGGGCAAGTCACCCATCTGCGGCAACAGCATCGGCCAGGATCGCCGCTTTCTCTACAAGTACATGCCGGCCCTGGAAGCCTACTTCCACTACCGCTACCTGGACGTGTCGACGCTGAAGATCCTCGCTGGTATGTGGGCGCCAGCGGTCAAGGACAGCTTTCAGAAAACCGCCACCCACCAGGCGCTGGATGACATTCGCGAGTCCATTGCCGAGCTGCGCCACTACCGTGAGCATTTCCTCAAGGTGTAA
- a CDS encoding HDOD domain-containing protein — protein MPTSKSLPRTLDAWVQHLGKLPLPIEQQQHLRLRRILGDSRRTWREIAEAIESSPSFALQVLREANQSSNSLSDPAESVETALSRLGLSRCEALLSQAPALPESDIPLAFKQILLISQHASQQARGLFGARLARLWNELHGCSLLFLSPIWPLLCAHPQLFEAWEQRVLLKGERPAAVEKELLGVTLIQLCVKLAERWRLPEWIVRGYRLLERDRRQLVRALHIARDNEHPLHQQQMLDADIPLRHWLTHPSNCVLLANGLAVSAHHAWDTAHSLRWQRLTGLYLQIPLNELQQEVHQHAVSSARLVHDHALWHPAQALIWPWDAHRLKPAVSAAAPPKRDDLATWRQHCARLLADPSTFANVPQLTACARDALQACGLKRVLLLLADRQHTRLQTQQQAGLNASAATLSLDPAQSQVLKRLLSAPGQLRLTPSNVAQFSALLPGNLKALFPSEHLLLRSVANNGRVVMLVVADQGGQPLNDVCLQAFGKTVQCIERALGSFSRRGR, from the coding sequence ATGCCGACGTCAAAGTCTCTGCCACGCACTCTGGACGCCTGGGTACAACATCTGGGCAAGTTGCCACTGCCTATCGAGCAGCAGCAGCATTTGCGCCTGCGTCGCATCCTGGGAGACAGTCGCCGGACCTGGCGCGAAATTGCCGAGGCGATAGAGTCCAGCCCCTCTTTCGCCCTGCAGGTACTGCGCGAGGCAAACCAATCGAGCAACAGCCTCAGCGATCCCGCCGAGAGCGTCGAAACCGCGCTGTCGCGCCTGGGCCTGAGCCGCTGCGAAGCCCTGCTCAGCCAGGCGCCTGCCCTGCCAGAAAGCGACATCCCTCTAGCATTCAAGCAGATTTTGCTGATCAGTCAGCATGCAAGCCAACAGGCTCGTGGCCTGTTCGGCGCACGCCTGGCACGCCTGTGGAATGAACTGCACGGCTGCAGCCTGCTGTTTCTTTCACCCATCTGGCCATTACTGTGCGCCCATCCGCAGCTGTTCGAGGCCTGGGAGCAACGCGTGCTGCTCAAGGGCGAACGGCCCGCTGCTGTCGAGAAAGAGCTGCTCGGCGTCACCTTGATCCAGCTGTGCGTCAAACTGGCCGAGCGCTGGCGACTGCCAGAATGGATCGTGCGCGGCTACCGCCTGCTCGAGCGTGATCGTCGCCAACTGGTCCGGGCGCTGCACATCGCTCGCGACAACGAGCATCCCCTGCATCAACAGCAGATGCTCGACGCCGACATCCCCCTGCGCCACTGGCTCACCCATCCGAGCAACTGCGTGCTGCTGGCCAACGGTTTGGCAGTATCCGCCCACCACGCCTGGGATACCGCGCACAGCCTGCGCTGGCAACGTCTTACCGGACTTTACCTGCAGATCCCTCTGAATGAGCTGCAACAGGAAGTGCACCAGCACGCCGTGAGCAGCGCACGCCTTGTTCACGATCACGCACTCTGGCACCCGGCCCAGGCACTGATCTGGCCATGGGACGCCCATCGCCTGAAGCCAGCCGTCAGCGCCGCAGCGCCACCCAAGCGCGATGACCTTGCCACCTGGCGTCAGCACTGTGCACGCCTGCTCGCCGACCCCAGCACCTTTGCCAATGTGCCGCAGCTGACTGCCTGCGCCCGCGACGCCTTGCAGGCCTGCGGCCTGAAGCGCGTGCTGCTGCTTCTTGCCGATCGCCAGCACACCCGCCTGCAAACCCAACAACAGGCGGGGCTCAATGCCAGCGCGGCCACCCTCAGCCTCGACCCAGCACAAAGTCAGGTGTTGAAACGCCTGCTCAGCGCGCCAGGACAACTGCGCCTGACGCCCAGCAACGTGGCGCAGTTTTCGGCACTGCTGCCGGGCAACCTCAAGGCCCTGTTTCCCAGCGAGCATCTGCTGCTGCGCTCTGTGGCCAATAACGGTCGGGTGGTGATGCTGGTCGTGGCCGACCAGGGCGGCCAACCGCTCAATGACGTCTGCCTGCAGGCGTTCGGCAAGACCGTGCAGTGCATCGAGCGCGCGCTGGGCAGCTTTTCCAGGCGCGGGCGCTGA
- a CDS encoding rhodanese-like domain-containing protein: MSAFDNLPLVIEPAQLAKRLDAADLILLDLSSAARYAAGHIPGARWVDAKRTQLGLPPAPGLLPERAQLEALFADIGHHANAVYVVYDDEGGPWAGRFIWLLDVIGHQRYHFLNGGLQAWISDGLELSQEEPAVTRTEVSLTLSDAPTATREYLQSRLDAADLAIWDVRGADEYRGEKLSSARGGHIPGATHFEWTAGMDLQRGMRIRTDIAEVLQGLGITPDKEVITHCQTHRRSGFSYVVAKALGYPRVKAYAGSWSEWGNLPDTPIER; encoded by the coding sequence ATGTCCGCCTTCGACAACTTGCCACTGGTGATCGAGCCAGCCCAACTGGCCAAACGCCTGGATGCAGCCGACCTGATCCTGCTCGATCTGAGCAGCGCAGCGCGCTACGCCGCCGGCCACATCCCAGGCGCGCGCTGGGTGGATGCCAAGCGCACGCAACTGGGCCTGCCGCCCGCCCCCGGCCTGCTACCCGAGCGAGCGCAGCTCGAAGCGCTGTTCGCCGATATCGGTCATCACGCGAATGCCGTTTATGTGGTCTACGACGATGAGGGCGGCCCCTGGGCCGGTCGCTTCATCTGGCTGCTCGACGTGATCGGTCATCAGCGTTACCACTTCCTCAATGGAGGTCTGCAGGCCTGGATCAGTGATGGCCTCGAGCTGAGCCAGGAGGAGCCCGCAGTAACCCGCACCGAGGTATCACTGACGCTGAGCGATGCCCCCACCGCCACCCGCGAGTACCTGCAGTCGCGCCTGGATGCCGCCGACCTGGCCATCTGGGACGTGCGCGGCGCAGACGAATACCGCGGCGAAAAACTGAGTTCAGCGCGTGGCGGGCATATCCCCGGCGCCACCCATTTCGAGTGGACCGCCGGCATGGACCTGCAACGCGGTATGCGCATTCGCACGGATATCGCCGAAGTCCTGCAAGGTCTGGGCATCACGCCCGACAAGGAAGTGATCACTCACTGCCAGACTCACCGCCGCTCCGGCTTCAGCTACGTGGTGGCCAAGGCACTCGGCTATCCACGCGTGAAGGCCTATGCCGGCTCCTGGTCCGAGTGGGGCAACCTGCCCGACACGCCCATCGAACGCTGA
- the asd gene encoding archaetidylserine decarboxylase (Phosphatidylserine decarboxylase is synthesized as a single chain precursor. Generation of the pyruvoyl active site from a Ser is coupled to cleavage of a Gly-Ser bond between the larger (beta) and smaller (alpha chains). It is an integral membrane protein.), with translation MKQRLFILSQYLLPHHLLSRLIGCIAECRIGWLKNPLISWFTKQYQVNMSEAQVEDLRAYEHFNAFFTRALKDGARPLDETLGAILSPADGAISQLGAIEHGRIFQAKGHSFSAVELLGGDAERAAPFMGGQFATVYLSPKDYHRVHMPLGGTLKEMVYVPGRLFSVNQTTAENVPELFARNERVVCLFDTERGPMAVVLVGAMIVASVETVWAGLVTPPKRELKSTRYDAQARGPIELAKGAEMGRFKLGSTAIVLFGPNQVQWAQELGAGSAVRMGQLMGTAQD, from the coding sequence ATGAAACAACGTCTTTTTATCCTCAGCCAGTACCTGCTGCCTCATCACCTGCTGTCGCGCCTGATCGGCTGCATTGCCGAATGCCGTATTGGCTGGCTGAAGAATCCGCTGATCTCGTGGTTCACCAAGCAGTACCAGGTCAACATGAGCGAAGCGCAAGTCGAGGACCTGCGTGCTTACGAACATTTCAACGCGTTCTTCACCCGCGCCCTGAAAGACGGCGCGCGCCCGCTGGACGAAACCCTCGGCGCCATTCTCAGCCCGGCCGACGGGGCGATCAGCCAACTCGGCGCCATCGAGCACGGCCGCATCTTCCAGGCCAAGGGCCACAGTTTCAGCGCTGTCGAACTCCTCGGTGGCGACGCCGAACGCGCAGCGCCGTTCATGGGTGGCCAGTTCGCCACCGTGTACCTCTCACCGAAGGATTACCACCGCGTCCATATGCCGCTGGGCGGCACGCTGAAAGAGATGGTCTATGTGCCGGGCCGCCTGTTCTCGGTCAACCAGACCACCGCAGAAAACGTGCCGGAACTGTTTGCCCGCAACGAGCGCGTGGTCTGCCTGTTCGACACCGAACGCGGGCCGATGGCCGTGGTACTGGTGGGCGCGATGATCGTGGCCAGCGTGGAAACCGTATGGGCTGGCCTGGTCACGCCCCCCAAGCGCGAGCTGAAGAGCACACGCTATGACGCGCAAGCACGCGGGCCGATAGAACTGGCCAAGGGCGCAGAAATGGGCCGCTTCAAACTGGGCTCTACTGCCATCGTCCTGTTCGGCCCGAATCAGGTGCAATGGGCTCAAGAGCTGGGCGCCGGCAGCGCGGTGCGCATGGGCCAACTGATGGGCACCGCTCAGGACTGA
- the motA gene encoding flagellar motor stator protein MotA, whose product MVKILGIIVVFGCVLGGFILSGGKFMALVHPFEVLIIGGAALGAFLQANPGSMFMQVFKKSLSMFGSRFTHAYYLEVLKLLYEILNKSRREGMMAIEADVEDPNASPIFSKYPGVLKDARMTAFICDYLRIMSSGNMAPHELEGLFDMELASLKEEVEHPAHAVAKVADGMPAMGIVAAVLGIVITMSILAEADNAQIGEKVGTALVGTFLGILASYGFFGPLSNALEHDAKEELNLYEAIKATLVASASGMPPTLAVEFGRKVLYPAHRPSFSELEQAMRGS is encoded by the coding sequence ATGGTAAAAATCTTAGGCATCATTGTCGTCTTTGGCTGTGTGCTCGGCGGGTTCATACTCTCGGGCGGGAAGTTCATGGCATTGGTCCACCCCTTCGAGGTTCTGATTATTGGCGGCGCGGCGCTGGGTGCATTCCTCCAGGCCAACCCCGGCAGCATGTTCATGCAGGTTTTCAAGAAATCGCTGAGCATGTTTGGCAGTCGCTTTACCCACGCTTATTACCTCGAAGTGCTCAAACTGCTGTACGAGATCCTCAACAAGAGTCGCCGCGAGGGCATGATGGCCATCGAGGCAGACGTCGAAGATCCCAACGCCAGTCCGATCTTCAGCAAGTATCCCGGTGTGCTCAAGGATGCGCGGATGACTGCGTTCATCTGCGATTACCTGCGCATCATGTCTTCCGGCAACATGGCGCCGCACGAACTCGAAGGCCTGTTCGACATGGAGCTGGCCAGCCTCAAGGAGGAAGTGGAGCACCCGGCGCACGCCGTGGCCAAGGTCGCCGACGGCATGCCGGCCATGGGTATCGTCGCGGCCGTGCTGGGCATCGTGATCACCATGTCGATCCTGGCAGAGGCGGACAACGCGCAGATCGGTGAGAAGGTGGGTACTGCTCTGGTCGGTACCTTCCTCGGCATTCTCGCTTCCTATGGCTTCTTCGGCCCACTGTCGAACGCGCTGGAACATGACGCCAAGGAAGAGCTGAACCTTTACGAAGCGATCAAGGCGACCCTGGTCGCTTCTGCCTCGGGCATGCCGCCGACCCTGGCCGTGGAGTTCGGGCGCAAGGTGTTGTATCCGGCGCATCGTCCGAGCTTCAGCGAGCTCGAACAGGCCATGCGCGGCAGCTAA
- the motB gene encoding flagellar motor protein MotB — translation MENNQPIIVKRVKKTAGGHHGGAWKIAFADFATAMMAFFLVMWLMTSATPEQKKAISGYFQDPIGFTESASPYAIDLGGTPTPAPERTLNPDISETPESQPDESGVSTDQIETLAEKMEQERLELLLQELQNKVEENPELQRFKDQILFEITQDGLRIQIMDAENRPMFALGSANLQPYFEDILLAMADTIRAVPNKISISGHTDAKPFVGRGDFGNWELSSNRANAARRTLVAGGYPDEQVARVVGYASSALFDREDPFNPVNRRIDIVVLTKKAQRAIEGEQGVEEGTAPAPGEAPADAASEPLAPEQLQQRLNIFEEGALQFDQLNNQ, via the coding sequence ATGGAAAATAACCAACCTATCATCGTCAAGCGAGTCAAGAAGACCGCTGGCGGACACCATGGCGGTGCCTGGAAGATCGCTTTTGCCGACTTCGCAACCGCCATGATGGCGTTCTTCCTGGTCATGTGGCTGATGACATCGGCCACTCCGGAACAGAAGAAAGCCATTTCCGGCTATTTCCAGGACCCGATCGGTTTCACCGAGAGTGCCAGTCCATACGCCATCGACCTGGGCGGCACGCCTACGCCAGCGCCCGAGCGCACCCTTAATCCTGACATCTCCGAGACGCCGGAGAGTCAACCGGATGAGTCCGGCGTCAGCACCGATCAGATCGAAACCCTGGCTGAAAAGATGGAGCAGGAGCGTCTGGAACTGCTGTTGCAGGAGCTGCAGAACAAGGTCGAAGAGAATCCCGAGCTGCAGCGTTTCAAGGACCAGATACTGTTCGAAATCACCCAGGATGGCCTGCGCATCCAGATCATGGACGCCGAGAATCGACCGATGTTCGCCCTCGGCAGTGCCAACCTTCAGCCCTATTTCGAAGACATCCTGCTGGCCATGGCCGACACCATTCGCGCGGTGCCGAACAAGATCAGCATCAGCGGTCACACTGATGCCAAACCGTTCGTAGGGCGCGGCGATTTCGGCAACTGGGAGCTGTCATCCAACCGTGCCAACGCCGCGAGGCGCACATTGGTGGCGGGCGGGTACCCGGACGAGCAGGTGGCGCGGGTGGTCGGCTATGCCTCGTCGGCGCTGTTCGATCGTGAGGATCCGTTCAACCCGGTCAATCGGCGCATCGATATCGTCGTGCTGACCAAGAAGGCGCAGCGCGCCATCGAGGGCGAACAAGGCGTCGAGGAAGGCACTGCGCCCGCGCCAGGCGAGGCTCCGGCGGACGCGGCGAGTGAACCGCTAGCGCCAGAGCAACTGCAGCAGCGCCTGAATATCTTCGAAGAAGGCGCCTTGCAGTTCGATCAACTGAATAATCAGTAA
- a CDS encoding bifunctional ADP-dependent NAD(P)H-hydrate dehydratase/NAD(P)H-hydrate epimerase, which yields MHLLPASLPLSLHSAEQVRALDAQLIAAGTPGFELMQRAAHAAWRALRRRWPDAGEITVLAGSGNNAGDGYLIAALAQRAGWRVRVLAVGDPAALSGDAEQAGAEARRAGVDVLPWSECAPLAGIVVDALLGTGLAGAVREPYAQAICMLNHGGLPVLAVDIPSGLHADSGACLGVAVRADLTVTFIALKLGLLTGVGPELCGELQFDDLQGDARLLAQAPSVAQRLDPANLPRLAARSPVAHKGQFGHLLVIGGDLGMGGAALLCADSALRAGTGLVSLATRGEHVAAALVRRPEIMCAAVASANQLLALTERADVCVVGPGLGQGAWSRSLLSGVCGLDMPQVWDADALNLLAAGQVAAPDQGVLTPHPGEAARLLGIDTASVQADRPAAVRALAQRFGLVVVLKGAGSLVAAPDGRLALCDRGHPAMAGAGLGDVLAGLIGALLAQGMAAYDAACLAVWLHARAGEVLAAQGRGLAAGDLPCTIRQLLEELCPCVK from the coding sequence ATGCATCTACTACCAGCCTCTTTGCCGTTGAGCCTGCACAGTGCCGAACAGGTGCGTGCGCTGGATGCGCAGTTGATCGCCGCCGGCACGCCCGGTTTCGAGTTGATGCAACGCGCCGCCCACGCGGCCTGGCGCGCCTTGCGCAGGCGCTGGCCGGATGCTGGCGAAATCACCGTGCTGGCCGGGAGTGGTAACAATGCCGGTGACGGCTACCTGATTGCCGCTCTGGCTCAGCGTGCCGGTTGGCGCGTGCGCGTGCTGGCGGTGGGTGATCCCGCTGCTCTGAGTGGCGATGCTGAGCAGGCCGGCGCCGAGGCGCGAAGGGCGGGCGTCGATGTGCTGCCCTGGAGCGAATGCGCACCACTGGCTGGCATCGTGGTCGATGCGTTGCTCGGCACGGGGCTGGCTGGTGCGGTGCGTGAGCCTTATGCCCAGGCGATTTGCATGCTCAACCATGGTGGCTTGCCGGTGCTGGCGGTGGATATTCCTTCTGGTTTGCACGCCGATAGCGGCGCGTGTCTTGGTGTGGCAGTGCGCGCCGATCTGACCGTGACCTTCATCGCCCTCAAGCTCGGCCTGCTGACGGGCGTTGGCCCGGAGCTGTGCGGCGAGCTGCAGTTCGACGATCTGCAGGGCGATGCTCGGCTATTGGCCCAGGCGCCCAGCGTGGCGCAGCGTCTCGATCCGGCCAATCTGCCGCGCCTTGCGGCTCGGTCGCCGGTGGCGCACAAGGGTCAGTTCGGTCACCTGCTGGTGATCGGTGGCGATCTGGGCATGGGCGGCGCTGCGCTGCTCTGTGCCGACAGTGCCCTGCGTGCCGGCACTGGCCTGGTGTCACTGGCGACACGAGGTGAGCATGTCGCGGCCGCTTTGGTGCGACGGCCTGAAATCATGTGTGCGGCGGTGGCGTCGGCCAATCAGCTGTTGGCACTCACCGAGCGCGCCGATGTCTGCGTGGTGGGGCCTGGCCTGGGTCAGGGGGCCTGGTCGCGCAGTTTGCTGTCTGGCGTCTGTGGTCTCGATATGCCTCAGGTCTGGGATGCCGATGCGCTCAATCTGCTGGCTGCCGGCCAGGTCGCCGCGCCTGATCAGGGCGTGCTCACGCCGCATCCGGGCGAAGCGGCGCGTTTGCTGGGTATCGATACCGCAAGCGTGCAGGCTGATCGGCCGGCTGCCGTGCGGGCCCTGGCGCAACGTTTTGGCCTGGTGGTGGTGCTCAAGGGCGCAGGCAGCCTGGTCGCAGCACCGGATGGGCGTCTGGCGCTGTGTGATCGCGGTCATCCGGCGATGGCGGGAGCCGGCTTGGGTGATGTTCTGGCAGGATTGATCGGTGCGCTGCTGGCGCAGGGCATGGCAGCGTATGATGCGGCCTGCCTGGCGGTATGGCTGCATGCACGTGCCGGTGAGGTGCTGGCTGCGCAGGGGCGCGGGCTGGCTGCCGGTGATCTGCCCTGCACCATTCGTCAGTTATTGGAGGAGTTGTGTCCTTGTGTGAAGTGA